In Sporomusaceae bacterium FL31, one genomic interval encodes:
- a CDS encoding arginine ABC transporter ATP-binding protein, which produces MLTIQKLYKQFGSLIAINEFNLTVSKGETVVLMGPSGCGKSTTIRTINRLVEPDRGAVLLNDQNIITMDADALHQVRKRIGFVFQHFNLIGRLSALENVMLGMVMGGMQRELAQTKAMEALTKVGLESHIHHKPAQLSGGQQQRVGIARALAYEPELMLWDEPTASLDPILVREVLIVMEELARDRASSMIVVTHELPFALRVADRIVLMDHGRIVEEGQPEQVFVNPVSEIGQKYKELIEYQMNTSAQSLSGKGRNAARATESNPV; this is translated from the coding sequence ATGCTTACAATCCAAAAACTATATAAGCAATTTGGCAGCTTAATCGCAATTAATGAGTTTAATCTTACTGTCAGTAAAGGAGAAACCGTAGTTCTTATGGGTCCATCCGGGTGTGGCAAATCAACCACCATCCGTACGATTAATCGCTTGGTGGAACCTGACCGTGGGGCCGTTTTGCTGAATGATCAAAATATTATTACCATGGATGCCGATGCATTGCATCAGGTCCGGAAACGTATTGGCTTTGTTTTTCAGCATTTTAATTTAATTGGACGCTTATCTGCTTTGGAAAACGTTATGCTTGGCATGGTGATGGGCGGAATGCAGCGTGAGCTTGCTCAGACTAAAGCTATGGAGGCACTCACTAAAGTAGGCTTAGAAAGTCATATTCATCATAAGCCTGCTCAGTTATCTGGTGGTCAGCAACAGCGGGTTGGGATTGCCAGAGCATTAGCCTATGAACCGGAGCTTATGCTATGGGATGAGCCGACTGCATCATTAGACCCAATTTTGGTGAGAGAAGTACTCATTGTCATGGAGGAATTAGCCCGCGACCGTGCCAGCAGTATGATTGTGGTTACACACGAGCTGCCCTTTGCTTTGCGCGTAGCTGACCGAATCGTCTTGATGGATCATGGGCGTATTGTTGAGGAAGGGCAGCCAGAGCAGGTCTTTGTTAATCCAGTATCTGAAATCGGACAGAAATATAAGGAGTTAATTGAATATCAGATGAACACCAGTGCTCAAAGCCTTTCCGGAAAAGGCCGAAATGCTGCCAGAGCAACGGAAAGTAACCCGGTCTGA